The nucleotide sequence CAGAACTTCTGCTTTTATTTTTTCATTATGCATTTCATGTCTTAATCCTTCCCAAGATTTAAAAGTCATTAGATCACTTGGTGCATTTTCTGAAAATAGCTTTGATGCTTGATGCGATGTGATTTTATCATCATCTCCATGCATTAAAAGAGTATCTACTGAAAGATCTTTTGCATGTTCAATATTGTATTCACCAGCATCTTTTACCCCAAAATATAAAGCTGTACAAATCTTATTATGTACTAATGGGTCTTTCATATAAACATCTCCTACAGAAAGGTCTGTTGAAAGGTCTTCTGGATTTAATTTGGATGGAATAACAAAGTCTTTAATTAATCCTCCTACAAATTTTCCAATCTTTTCCTGCCATGCAGGTGGATCATTGGCTAAACGTAACCAAGGACTAGTAATAATAGCCCCTTTCAGATATTTAGGCTGTTCCTTGAGGAGAAAGGAAGATACAATATTCCCTCCCATACTATGACCATAAATATAGATAGGTACATCAGGAAATTTCTCACTAACTAGAGCCATAAACTCGGCAACATTAATCAAAACATCGTTATAACTCGGTACTACTCCTCTTTTCCCTGTTGTTTTCCCATGTCCTCTTTGATCATAGCCAATAAAACCTATTTGATGGCTCGTAAAAAAATTAGCAACATGACCATACCGTTGAATATGTTCACCAAAACCATGCACCAAACATACGATACCTTTTAATTTCTCATCGTTTTCAGGCAACCAACATTTACCATAGATATCTACTTTATCAGTGGTTTGCCAACTGTATTCAAATGTTTTCATTAGTTTATTGAATATATGATTTATTGATAGATTGTATTTACAGCATAAAATCTTTAGAATTAACTTCAAAATAGCATTTTTTCATTTTCTTATACTTTTTATTGAATAATAATTTCAGTGAATGATTATTCGGAAAAATGAAAACAGTATATTTACCCATAATAGCGTTATTGTATTTTCGTACCATTACAATAATATCGACTTCAAACAAACTTGTATTTAGCACTTATATATTAATCTTATGATACAATCGATGACGGGCTTCGGCCAAGAAAGTATAGAAAATGATCAACTCAGTGTATCTATTGAGATCAAAACATTAAACTCAAAGAACGCTGATTGTAATATCAAAATGTCATCGGCTTTCTCTGATAAAGAAATTGAGTTAAGAAATTTACTTTCTTCAAGTTTACAGAGAGGTAAAATTCTTCTTCTATTAAATTACACATCAAAAAGACAAGAATCTCTTAAGGCTTCATTGAATACTGAAGTAATCAAAAGCTACTACAGAGATTTAAAGAGTATTTCTACTGACCTTGATGAAAGTAATGAACAATTACTACAGATTGTCATGGGAATGCCTGAGGTATATACGAAAGAGAATAATGAAGATGTTCTTGCTGAAGACTGGCCAGTTGTTCATAATGCAATTAAAACGGCTATCGGACGTACTATCGAGTTTAGAAAGCATGAAGGTGAGGCATTAGAAAAGGCCTTAAGATCATCTATTGAAAAGATTACTGAATACCTTGAGGAAGTGAAAAGATTAGATCCTCAAAGAATTGAAAGACTAAAAGAGAAATTAAAGAATCAAGTTGCTGAATTCGAAAAGAATGACAATTTCGATCAAAGTAGATTTGAACAAGAACTGATTTTCTATATTGAAAAACTTGATATAAATGAAGAGAAAGTCCGTTTAACACAGCACTTGAAATATTTTATTCAAACTTTAGAACAACCAGTATCAAACGGTAAAAAGTTAGGCTTTATATCACAAGAGATTGGTAGAGAAATCAATACGATTGGCTCTAAAGCGAATGATGTAAATATTCAGAAAGTAGTCGTTAACATGAAAGACGAACTCGAAAAGATCAAAGAACAAAACTTAAACGTTCTTTAAAGAAAAAGGGGAATTGAATACTAATCAATTCCCCTTTTTTATATTCCAATACTATTAACAATCTCCTTCTCTTAGATTTTTCTCCCAAGCCCAGGCAGAACTCATCATATCATCCAACCCTCGATTGGCTTTCCACCCTAAGACTTCATTGGCGATAGTGGTATCGGCCCAAATCTGTTCTACATCACCCTCTCTACGGTCTACAATCTTATATTTTACCGGAAGACCATTAGCTTCTTCAAAAGCATTAATCACCTGTAAAACCGAACTTCCTGTTCCAGTACCAAGATTAAAGAATTCGTAGTTCTCTTCATTTCTGCCTTCCAATAACCTTTCAGCAGCAATAATATGTGCTTGTGCAAGATCTACCACATGAATATAATCACGTACTGCCGAACCATCTACAGTATTATAGTCACTTCCGAATACAGAAAGTTGATCCCTTAAACCTATAGCCGTTTGAGTAATAAAAGGCACTAAATTTTGAGGTACTCCTTTAGGCAGTTCACCTATCAAAGCAGATTTATGTGCACCTACTGGGTTGAAATACCTTAAAGCGATCGCTTTGATCTCAGGATATGCCTTTACACTATCTCTAAGGATCTCTTCACAAATTTGCTTTGTATTTCCATACGGAGACTCTGCAGGTTGCACAGGGGCATTTTCTGTTACTGGCAATGACTCAGGCTGGCCATAAACAGTACAAGATGATGAAAAGACCATGTTTTGAACCTTATACTTACGCATACAATTCAAAAGGTTAATCAAAGACACCAAGTTGTTTTGATAATATCTTAATGGTTCCTGAACAGACTCACCCACCGCTTTAAAAGCAGCGAAATGAATTACTGCTTCAAGGTTTGAATACTTTTGAAACATCTTATCAGTACCGGCTGCATCTACTAAATCCAACTCTTCAAAAATAGGACGGATGCCACTAATTTTTTCTATTCTATCAACTACATCTTTTTCTGAGTTCGATAAGTCATCCACAATAACGACTTCGTAGCCTTTATTTTGTAATTCAACTACTGTGTGTGAACCGATATAGCCTGTTCCACCCGTTACAAGTATCTGTTTCATGATTAATATTTAAG is from Flammeovirga agarivorans and encodes:
- a CDS encoding alpha/beta hydrolase: MKTFEYSWQTTDKVDIYGKCWLPENDEKLKGIVCLVHGFGEHIQRYGHVANFFTSHQIGFIGYDQRGHGKTTGKRGVVPSYNDVLINVAEFMALVSEKFPDVPIYIYGHSMGGNIVSSFLLKEQPKYLKGAIITSPWLRLANDPPAWQEKIGKFVGGLIKDFVIPSKLNPEDLSTDLSVGDVYMKDPLVHNKICTALYFGVKDAGEYNIEHAKDLSVDTLLMHGDDDKITSHQASKLFSENAPSDLMTFKSWEGLRHEMHNEKIKAEVLNEMLSFIEKN
- a CDS encoding YicC/YloC family endoribonuclease, giving the protein MIQSMTGFGQESIENDQLSVSIEIKTLNSKNADCNIKMSSAFSDKEIELRNLLSSSLQRGKILLLLNYTSKRQESLKASLNTEVIKSYYRDLKSISTDLDESNEQLLQIVMGMPEVYTKENNEDVLAEDWPVVHNAIKTAIGRTIEFRKHEGEALEKALRSSIEKITEYLEEVKRLDPQRIERLKEKLKNQVAEFEKNDNFDQSRFEQELIFYIEKLDINEEKVRLTQHLKYFIQTLEQPVSNGKKLGFISQEIGREINTIGSKANDVNIQKVVVNMKDELEKIKEQNLNVL
- the galE gene encoding UDP-glucose 4-epimerase GalE, with amino-acid sequence MKQILVTGGTGYIGSHTVVELQNKGYEVVIVDDLSNSEKDVVDRIEKISGIRPIFEELDLVDAAGTDKMFQKYSNLEAVIHFAAFKAVGESVQEPLRYYQNNLVSLINLLNCMRKYKVQNMVFSSSCTVYGQPESLPVTENAPVQPAESPYGNTKQICEEILRDSVKAYPEIKAIALRYFNPVGAHKSALIGELPKGVPQNLVPFITQTAIGLRDQLSVFGSDYNTVDGSAVRDYIHVVDLAQAHIIAAERLLEGRNEENYEFFNLGTGTGSSVLQVINAFEEANGLPVKYKIVDRREGDVEQIWADTTIANEVLGWKANRGLDDMMSSAWAWEKNLREGDC